The following is a genomic window from Lysinibacillus sp. G4S2.
TTGCATACCATATTCATTAAAATATGTACTGAAAGGTGTGTAACTATGTTATCAAAGGAAAAAATTAACCGAATCAATGAACTTTCTGCTAAGTCTAAAAATGGTACATTAACAGAGGCAGAAGCTAAAGAACGAACAGCGCTTCGTAAGGAATATCTAGATACATTTAGAGCAACGATGCGTGATACAATTGAAAACGTCAAAGTGGTAGATCCTGAAGGAAATGATGTAACACCAGAAAAAGTAAAACAAGCGAAAAAAAATAAATTTCTAAATTAATGTGACACATTTCCATAAAGTATGTAATAAAACGTTAATAGTATAACAAAAACATTGTTTTCTGAAGCAATGTTGACTAAACTGTAGAAGAACAATATATAGGACGAGAAAGGATGTCACAACATAATGACTCAACATGCGGATCAACTAGCGATTAATGCTATCCGAACTTTGTCAATCGATGCAATTGAAAAAGCAAATTCAGGTCACCCAGGTTTACCGATGGGGGCAGCGCCAATGGCTTATACGCTTTGGACAAAACAACTTCGCCATAATCCGGCAAATCCAAAATGGTATAACCGCGATCGTTTTGTACTTTCTGCAGGTCACGGCTCTATGCTTCTATATAGCCTACTTCATCTTGGTGGCTACGGCTTACCAATGGAAGAAATTCAAAACTTCCGTCAATGGGATTCATTAACTCCAGGACATCCTGAATATGGTCATACTGTTGGGGTAGAGGCAACAACAGGTCCTCTAGGTCAAGGTATTGCTATGACAGTTGGTATGGCAATGGCTGAACGTCATTTAGCAGCTACTTACAATAAACCAGGACATGACATCGTTGATCACTATACATTCGCACTTTGTGGCGATGGCGATTTAATGGAAGGTGTGGCAGCTGAGGCTATCTCTTTAGCAGGTCACTTAAAGCTTGAAAAATTAATCGTGCTTTACGATTCTAATGATATTTCTTTAGATGGTGACTTAGAAAAGTCATTCTCAGAAAACGTACAAAAACGTTTTGAATCTTATGGCTGGAACTATTTAAAAGTTGCTGATGGTACAGATGTTGAAGCAATTAACGCAGCTATCGAAGAAGCTAAAAAATCAACTGGCAAGCCAACACTTATCGAAGTGAAAACTGTTATCGGTTTTGGTTCACCAAATAAATCAGGTAAAGCTGCTTCTCACGGTGCACCACTAGGTCAAGATGAGGTCGTTTTAACAAAAGCAACTTATGAATGGGCGCACGAGCCATTCCAAATTCCTGCTGAAGTATACGATACATTTAATACTGCTGCTGAAGCTCAAGGAGCACAACCAGAAGAAGCTTGGAATGCTAAGTTTGAAGCATATAAGCAAGAGTTCCCAGAATTAGCAGCGCAATTTGAAAACGCGATGAATGGTCAATTACCGGAAGATTTCGCTTCAGAATTACCAGTTTATGAAGTAGGTAAATCAGTAGCAACTCGTTCTTCTTCTGGAGATGCAATCAATGCAATTGCGAAGAAAACACCATCATTCTTCGGTGGTTCAGCTGACCTGGCTGGCTCAAACAAAACAACGATGAAAGACGCTGGAGATTTCTCTGCAGATGATTATGCTGGCCGTAATATTTGGTTCGGTGTACGTGAATTTGCAATGGGTGCTGCTATGAACGGTATGGCACTTCACGGTGGTCTAAACGTATTCGGTGGTACATTCTTCGTATTCTCTGATTATGTTCGTCCAGCTGTACGTCTTTCTGCATTAATGGGTCTTCCTGTTACTTATGTATTTACACATGACTCAATTGCTGTAGGGGAAGATGGTCCAACGCATGAACCAATCGAACACCTTGCATCTTTACGTGCAATGCCAAATTTATCTGTTGTTCGTCCAGCTGATGCAAATGAATCAGCAGTTGCATGGGAGCTGGCAGTAGCATCTGAAAAAACACCAACTGTTTTAGTATTATCTCGTCAAAACTTACCTGTTCTTGACGCATCTATTGATACAGTACGTGAAGGTGTTACAAAAGGTGCTTATACAGTATCTCCTGCTACAAAAGAAGTGGCAGATGCCATTTTAATTGCAACAGGCTCTGAGGTTTCACTTGCAGTTGAAGCACAAAAAGCACT
Proteins encoded in this region:
- the tkt gene encoding transketolase, with protein sequence MTQHADQLAINAIRTLSIDAIEKANSGHPGLPMGAAPMAYTLWTKQLRHNPANPKWYNRDRFVLSAGHGSMLLYSLLHLGGYGLPMEEIQNFRQWDSLTPGHPEYGHTVGVEATTGPLGQGIAMTVGMAMAERHLAATYNKPGHDIVDHYTFALCGDGDLMEGVAAEAISLAGHLKLEKLIVLYDSNDISLDGDLEKSFSENVQKRFESYGWNYLKVADGTDVEAINAAIEEAKKSTGKPTLIEVKTVIGFGSPNKSGKAASHGAPLGQDEVVLTKATYEWAHEPFQIPAEVYDTFNTAAEAQGAQPEEAWNAKFEAYKQEFPELAAQFENAMNGQLPEDFASELPVYEVGKSVATRSSSGDAINAIAKKTPSFFGGSADLAGSNKTTMKDAGDFSADDYAGRNIWFGVREFAMGAAMNGMALHGGLNVFGGTFFVFSDYVRPAVRLSALMGLPVTYVFTHDSIAVGEDGPTHEPIEHLASLRAMPNLSVVRPADANESAVAWELAVASEKTPTVLVLSRQNLPVLDASIDTVREGVTKGAYTVSPATKEVADAILIATGSEVSLAVEAQKALKAEGMDVAVVSMPSMDRFEKQDAAYKESVLPKAVTKRLAIEMGASFGWHKYTGFQGDVLAIDKFGASAPGELVMEKYGFTVENVVAKVKAL
- a CDS encoding DUF896 domain-containing protein, whose amino-acid sequence is MLSKEKINRINELSAKSKNGTLTEAEAKERTALRKEYLDTFRATMRDTIENVKVVDPEGNDVTPEKVKQAKKNKFLN